A region of Sulfuricurvum sp. DNA encodes the following proteins:
- a CDS encoding calcium-binding protein translates to MADNTNTGVPEELKNTLDAVCDMVTLADLDAMQKSGKGYHMLTQYCAVNGNALAQYDLYLKYKEDPDGTKHIIAETANKVVADVVFDREIKKAMAQAAAGALLVYAGTPVEGADQIAGAVVYLGMALRGYVVAKTKSWFAGKGIEEGILRLWPDKNVEKAAYQGNIEVYKYSVEKNLTTIQDNAEVINNLVPAILKTDTNKLTIGTRTLDIRNLSTIELRNAVSHIDSVSFLLSEIKIRVGEKLDMGSYGIYTVKGGDTLSQIAASHGMVTKDLVMLNTWLIDDGRIKFNYPTKVLIDVGTTISEVINHTLAGTMADDVLIDHNGGNDILIGNGGADYMDGGTGYDTYYSGNGDTIKDSDGSGRVLFEGFKLSGGVKKVTDSGGSCGSPGSHNETEYEGDGGIYKLSGGKLTFTKNGTGETLTIQNFVNGNLGITLSIENHNGGGGGGSCPPPPPPPPPPEPSPNFSSPLVLDLNGDGVTSTFIYDTDTHFDMDNDGVRQRTAWIQEGDALLVLDKNQDGIINNGSELFGNNTVLKNGTLAANGFEALREYDENKDGVIDAKDNIYNALQLWQDANSDGITDSGELHSLRELGVTSINLDYSTPDDYETLNNIRQTSSFTQVSTDSDGNTTTQTNTVNDVWFMTNAEDTARDTTVTLKDSVAALPDYRGAGRAGNLSAAMNTNTKLESAVTALLAKSSTATYSSLLGDVKNILALWTKTDNIDSTKTRGEQWILNHGYLYGGTPQPTSWRYRVYAYARDVAILETFWGQNFTMSVDGKTTANVIGTEMSAYMTKAINTLTDTVLATLLVQELYGKDAYDVSQGQFDYTGLFSKLNTTFTAGTTADKTAAANLLASLIHRDGLETLSNLDSTLLSDTGFKALLSTEGVTYTINVDGSISGSYKDTIEGGSGKDTLQAKTDGTVYGGDGNDIIYGSNGSYSYSSTGNAIGNEELHGGAGNDTITGGAGSDILYGDEGDDTLYANSTNSGDGSYGHDVLIGGTGNDTLIGTGRNSTYIYHYGDGFDTIIDGGNVGLTSDILELGGIRFDDIRVGRSGNDMIISIKDDLDENSDSGSITIKDGFGIGKIESFILDDKTLNFTQIQYTDDTYTFNTGDGAKTINDLGSIKGDTLQFGDGITADTIEIKVSSNSNDLIIALKEDGKTFSQLSDKLTITNWFNPDNRIETFSFSDGTTWDANAILAHQGTSEADTTKLLDTTSDITLNLGGGNDVIVTGNGADTVYAGSGGDTITTGVGNDTLIGGTGNDTLMGGAGNDTYTFNLGDGQDTIIDEDRYAPYYWNPSYTLTRNGGSDVLQFGDGIVADDLIVKVVPNSNDLIIGLKEDGVAFEYLSDKITLKNWFDPNSRIEKFSFSDGTVWSVNDIIGTQATEGDDIIRPADMTLPTNIHLLGGDDYITTGTANDIVYGDNGNDVINTGLGNDTLIGGTDNDMLNGGAGDDTYVFAKGDGSDTVIDSAGNDTLQFAEGITQGDILLRQEGNNLRVAIKDGTTAIDNLSDSIVLKDWFSTGSRIENFSFSNESTLVGAEEILTLIGSDANDTFTWKESVLSISMDAGDDTVILGNGNDTLNGGAGNDTLQGGGGNDTYVFSRGDGIDTITDIESYQPYYWSTYTQLRNGGNDTLKFEEGITADDIIIKASANSNDLIVAIKEDGVAFDDLSDKITIKNWFNADYRIENFTFSDGTAWNANDIVNAQGTEDADTVHLLDTASDVTLNLGGGNDTIITANGNDIVNGGEGNDILNTGLGNDRLIGGTGNDTLQGGGGNDTYIFNLGDDTDTIIDSAGNDTLQFGEGITSNDIIVKASANSNDLIVAIKEDGVAFDDLSDKITIKNWFNADYRIEN, encoded by the coding sequence ATGGCAGATAATACAAATACAGGTGTTCCTGAAGAACTAAAAAATACTCTTGATGCTGTATGTGATATGGTAACTCTTGCAGATTTGGATGCAATGCAAAAAAGTGGTAAGGGTTATCATATGTTGACACAGTATTGTGCAGTCAATGGAAATGCACTAGCACAATATGATTTGTATTTAAAATATAAAGAAGACCCTGATGGAACAAAACATATTATTGCTGAGACAGCAAATAAAGTTGTTGCTGATGTCGTATTTGACAGAGAGATAAAAAAAGCTATGGCACAGGCTGCCGCAGGAGCTTTACTGGTTTATGCGGGCACGCCAGTAGAAGGCGCAGATCAAATTGCAGGAGCAGTTGTATATTTAGGGATGGCATTAAGAGGTTATGTTGTAGCAAAAACAAAAAGTTGGTTTGCTGGAAAAGGTATAGAAGAAGGAATTTTAAGATTATGGCCAGATAAAAATGTTGAAAAAGCAGCTTATCAAGGTAATATTGAAGTATATAAATATTCTGTAGAAAAAAATCTAACAACAATACAAGATAACGCAGAAGTGATTAATAATCTTGTTCCTGCTATTTTGAAAACAGATACCAATAAGCTCACCATCGGCACCCGCACCCTCGACATCCGCAACCTCTCCACAATCGAGCTTCGTAATGCAGTAAGCCATATCGATAGCGTATCATTCCTCCTCTCTGAAATAAAAATTCGAGTGGGTGAAAAACTCGATATGGGGAGCTACGGTATCTATACCGTCAAAGGTGGGGATACTCTCTCCCAAATCGCCGCATCTCACGGTATGGTGACGAAAGACCTTGTCATGCTCAATACATGGCTAATCGATGATGGACGTATTAAATTTAACTACCCTACCAAAGTCCTTATAGATGTAGGGACAACGATTAGCGAGGTTATTAACCATACTCTTGCAGGGACAATGGCGGATGATGTTCTCATCGATCATAACGGAGGCAACGATATTCTAATAGGTAACGGCGGAGCCGATTATATGGACGGCGGCACAGGCTACGACACCTACTACAGCGGCAACGGCGACACGATCAAAGATTCCGATGGAAGCGGACGAGTACTCTTCGAAGGGTTTAAACTTAGCGGAGGCGTAAAAAAGGTTACCGATTCCGGCGGATCATGCGGGTCGCCTGGAAGTCACAATGAGACAGAATACGAGGGGGACGGAGGAATCTACAAACTTTCCGGCGGCAAACTCACCTTTACGAAAAACGGAACAGGTGAAACACTCACTATCCAAAACTTCGTCAACGGAAATTTGGGAATCACCCTCAGTATTGAAAACCATAACGGAGGAGGAGGGGGAGGTTCCTGCCCACCGCCTCCACCACCTCCCCCTCCACCCGAACCAAGCCCGAACTTCTCTTCTCCCTTAGTACTCGACCTAAACGGTGACGGAGTCACCTCTACCTTTATCTATGATACCGATACCCATTTTGATATGGATAACGACGGAGTGAGACAACGTACCGCCTGGATACAAGAGGGTGACGCACTCTTAGTCCTCGATAAAAACCAAGACGGCATCATCAACAACGGAAGCGAACTCTTCGGAAACAATACAGTACTTAAAAACGGAACCTTAGCCGCTAACGGTTTTGAGGCACTGAGAGAATACGATGAGAATAAAGATGGCGTGATCGATGCAAAAGATAATATCTATAACGCCCTCCAACTCTGGCAAGATGCTAACAGCGATGGTATTACCGACAGCGGAGAACTCCATAGCCTGCGTGAACTCGGAGTGACCTCTATCAACCTAGACTACAGCACTCCTGATGATTACGAAACCCTCAACAACATTCGCCAAACCTCTAGCTTTACTCAAGTAAGCACAGATAGCGATGGTAACACCACCACTCAGACCAATACCGTTAATGACGTATGGTTTATGACCAATGCAGAAGACACCGCACGTGACACAACCGTAACACTCAAAGACTCCGTAGCCGCATTGCCTGATTACCGTGGAGCAGGAAGAGCAGGAAACCTCTCAGCTGCTATGAACACTAATACAAAACTGGAATCCGCCGTTACCGCACTCCTCGCCAAATCTTCTACTGCTACCTATAGCTCACTCTTAGGAGACGTTAAAAACATCCTCGCCCTCTGGACAAAAACGGATAATATCGATTCGACTAAAACACGAGGTGAGCAATGGATTTTAAATCACGGATATCTATATGGTGGTACCCCACAACCAACAAGTTGGCGTTACCGTGTTTACGCCTATGCCCGTGACGTTGCCATATTAGAGACCTTCTGGGGACAGAACTTCACGATGAGCGTGGACGGTAAAACAACTGCTAACGTCATCGGTACTGAGATGTCGGCATATATGACCAAAGCTATAAACACACTCACCGATACCGTACTCGCAACACTTCTCGTCCAAGAGCTCTACGGTAAAGATGCATATGACGTCTCACAGGGACAGTTTGACTATACGGGACTCTTTAGCAAACTGAACACCACTTTCACTGCAGGCACCACTGCGGATAAAACCGCAGCCGCCAATCTCCTCGCATCCCTCATCCATCGTGACGGATTAGAGACGCTATCCAATCTCGACAGCACTCTCCTAAGCGATACAGGCTTTAAAGCATTATTATCAACTGAGGGCGTTACCTACACGATCAACGTCGATGGAAGCATCTCGGGAAGTTACAAAGACACGATAGAGGGGGGTAGCGGAAAAGATACACTCCAAGCCAAGACGGATGGTACGGTATACGGAGGTGACGGTAACGATATAATCTATGGAAGCAACGGAAGCTACTCCTACAGCTCTACCGGAAACGCCATCGGAAATGAAGAGCTCCATGGAGGTGCCGGAAATGATACGATCACAGGCGGTGCAGGCAGCGACATCCTTTACGGAGATGAAGGGGATGATACACTCTATGCCAATAGTACAAACAGCGGTGACGGAAGTTACGGTCATGACGTTCTCATCGGCGGAACAGGAAACGATACACTCATCGGTACGGGACGTAACAGTACCTATATCTATCACTACGGTGATGGGTTTGATACCATTATCGACGGCGGGAATGTCGGGCTTACTTCCGATATATTAGAGTTGGGCGGGATCCGTTTTGATGATATACGTGTAGGACGTAGCGGTAATGATATGATTATCTCGATTAAAGATGATCTTGATGAAAATAGTGACAGTGGTTCCATAACCATTAAAGATGGGTTTGGGATAGGAAAAATAGAGAGCTTCATCCTTGATGACAAAACGCTGAACTTTACTCAAATCCAATATACCGACGATACGTATACGTTCAATACTGGAGACGGTGCAAAAACAATTAATGACCTCGGTTCCATCAAAGGCGATACCCTCCAATTCGGTGATGGAATAACGGCGGATACTATAGAGATCAAAGTCTCGTCCAACAGCAATGATTTGATCATAGCCCTTAAAGAAGACGGCAAAACATTCAGTCAGCTCAGTGACAAACTCACTATCACCAATTGGTTTAACCCTGACAACCGTATCGAAACGTTCAGCTTTAGTGACGGAACGACGTGGGATGCCAATGCTATTCTCGCCCATCAAGGAACCTCTGAAGCCGATACTACCAAATTACTCGATACAACCTCAGATATTACGCTTAATCTTGGAGGCGGTAATGATGTCATTGTGACTGGAAACGGGGCAGATACAGTATATGCCGGTAGTGGAGGTGATACGATAACTACTGGTGTGGGAAATGATACGCTGATAGGCGGAACGGGGAATGATACGCTGATGGGCGGTGCTGGAAATGACACTTATACTTTTAATCTAGGTGACGGTCAAGACACAATTATAGATGAAGATCGATATGCTCCGTATTATTGGAATCCATCGTATACGTTGACACGTAATGGAGGAAGTGACGTTTTACAATTTGGAGACGGGATTGTTGCAGATGATCTTATTGTCAAAGTTGTACCAAACAGCAATGATTTGATCATAGGGCTTAAAGAAGACGGCGTTGCGTTTGAGTATCTAAGTGACAAGATCACCCTTAAAAATTGGTTTGACCCTAATAGCCGTATAGAAAAATTTTCTTTTTCCGATGGAACCGTATGGAGTGTTAACGATATTATCGGGACACAAGCTACCGAGGGGGACGATATTATCCGCCCTGCCGATATGACTCTGCCGACAAATATACATTTATTGGGAGGTGATGATTATATCACTACAGGCACTGCAAACGATATCGTATACGGTGATAACGGTAACGATGTGATTAATACCGGACTTGGAAACGATACATTGATCGGAGGGACAGATAACGATATGCTTAACGGTGGAGCGGGAGATGATACCTATGTATTTGCGAAAGGAGACGGGTCGGATACTGTTATCGATAGTGCTGGAAACGATACTCTTCAATTTGCGGAGGGTATTACTCAAGGAGATATTCTCTTACGACAAGAGGGGAACAATCTTCGTGTAGCGATCAAAGACGGCACAACCGCGATTGATAATCTGAGTGATAGTATTGTTTTAAAAGATTGGTTTAGTACGGGCAGCCGAATCGAAAATTTCAGTTTTTCAAACGAATCAACGCTTGTCGGTGCAGAAGAGATTTTAACATTGATCGGAAGCGATGCAAACGATACGTTTACATGGAAAGAGAGTGTTCTATCTATTTCAATGGATGCTGGAGATGATACGGTTATTCTAGGAAATGGAAATGACACTCTAAATGGCGGTGCAGGTAACGACACGCTTCAAGGGGGTGGCGGAAATGATACCTATGTCTTTAGTCGTGGCGATGGAATCGATACGATAACCGATATTGAGAGTTATCAGCCTTATTATTGGTCAACCTATACACAGTTACGTAACGGCGGAAATGACACCCTCAAATTCGAAGAAGGAATTACTGCCGATGATATTATTATCAAAGCATCCGCCAACAGTAACGATTTGATCGTGGCGATTAAAGAGGACGGAGTGGCATTTGACGACCTAAGTGACAAAATTACCATTAAAAACTGGTTTAACGCCGATTATCGTATTGAAAATTTCACCTTTAGCGATGGAACGGCATGGAATGCAAATGATATCGTCAATGCACAAGGAACCGAAGATGCGGATACGGTACATTTGCTTGACACTGCCAGTGATGTCACTTTGAACCTCGGAGGAGGAAATGATACGATCATAACCGCTAACGGAAATGATATTGTCAATGGTGGTGAAGGTAATGACATTCTCAATACGGGTCTCGGAAACGATAGATTAATCGGCGGAACAGGAAATGATACGCTTCAAGGGGGCGGCGGAAATGATACTTACATTTTTAATCTTGGAGACGATACAGATACCATTATCGACAGTGCCGGCAACGATACTCTTCAATTTGGAGAGGGAATCACGTCGAACGATATAATCGTCAAAGCATCCGCCAACAGTAACGATTTGATCGTGGCGATTAAAGAGGACGGAGTGGCATTTGACGACCTAAGTGACAAAATTACCATTAAAAACTGGTTTAACGCCGATTATCGTATTGAAAATTT